One Spinacia oleracea cultivar Varoflay chromosome 4, BTI_SOV_V1, whole genome shotgun sequence DNA segment encodes these proteins:
- the LOC130459526 gene encoding expansin-A23-like translates to MVRFLPFLYYCFFAITLTLSLSCQAANDKWVTDAHATFYGDMKGGETMYGACGYKDLYTQGYGLETAALSTALFNNGSACGSCYEIQCINSKWCKPNKNTIKITATNFCPPNYTKTVDIWCNPPQKHFDLSLKMFLTIAEYKAGIVPVRFRRVPCVRKGGLKFLLQGNQGWYLVLVFNVGGVGNVVDVKIKPSNSRIWMQMTRNWGQNWQFTRNLIGQSLSFQVTTSDGKMVQSDNVVPANWQFGQTFEGSKNF, encoded by the exons ATGGTTAGATTTCTTCCATTTTTGTATTATTGTTTCTTCGCTATTACACTGACACTGTCTTTAAGTTGTCAAGCCGCCAACGACAAGTGGGTGACGGATGCCCATGCCACATTTTATGGTGATATGAAAGGAGGCGAGACTATGT atgGTGCTTGTGGGTATAAAGATCTATATACACAAGGTTACGGCCTTGAAACAGCAGCATTAAGCACAGCGTTATTCAACAATGGATCGGCATGTGGATCATGTTATGAAATACAATGCATAAACTCCAAATGGTGCAAACCCAACAAAAATACTATTAAGATCACTGCCACAAACTTTTGCCCTCCTAACTACACAAAAACAGTCGATATTTGGTGTAATCCTCCTCAAAAACACTTCGATTTATCACTTAAGATGTTCTTAACAATTGCGGAATACAAAGCCGGGATTGTTCCTGTACGATTTCGCCGAGTTCCTTGTGTTAGGAAGGGTGGCTTGAAATTCCTACTACAAGGGAATCAAGGTTGGTACCTTGTACTAGTGTTTAATGTTGGAGGTGTTGGAAATGTTGTTGATGTTAAGATTAAGCCGTCTAATTCCAGAATTTGGATGCAAATGACGCGTAATTGGGGGCAAAATTGGCAATTTACGCGAAATTTGATAGGCCAAAGTTTGTCATTCCAAGTGACAACTAGTGATGGTAAAATGGTGCAGTCCGATAACGTCGTACCGGCTAATTGGCAATTTGGCCAAACATTTGAAGGCAGCAAAAACTTCTAA
- the LOC110798820 gene encoding expansin-A23-like → MVRFLPFLYYCFFAITLTLSLSCQAANDKWVTDAHATFYGDMKGGETMYGACGYKDLYTQGYGLETAALSTALFNNGSACGSCYEIQCINSKWCKPNKNTIKITATNFCPPNYTKTVDIWCNPPQKHFDLSLKMFLTIAEYKAGIVPVRFRRVPCVRKGGLKFLLQGNQGWYLVLVFNVGGVGNVVDVKIKPSNSKIWMQMTRNWGQNWQFTRNLIGQSLSFQVTTSDGKMVQSDNVVPANWQFGQTFEGSKNF, encoded by the exons ATGGTTAGATTTCTTCCATTTTTGTATTATTGTTTCTTCGCTATTACACTGACACTGTCTTTAAGTTGTCAAGCCGCCAACGACAAGTGGGTGACGGATGCCCATGCCACATTTTATGGTGATATGAAAGGAGGCGAGACTATGT atgGTGCTTGTGGGTATAAAGATCTATATACACAAGGTTACGGCCTTGAAACAGCAGCATTAAGCACAGCGTTATTCAACAATGGATCGGCATGTGGATCATGTTATGAAATACAATGCATAAACTCCAAATGGTGCAAACCCAACAAAAATACTATTAAGATCACTGCCACAAACTTTTGCCCTCCTAACTACACAAAAACAGTTGATATTTGGTGTAATCCTCCTCAAAAACACTTCGATTTATCACTTAAGATGTTCTTAACAATTGCGGAATACAAAGCCGGGATTGTTCCTGTACGATTTCGCCGAGTTCCTTGTGTTAGGAAGGGTGGCTTGAAATTCCTACTACAAGGGAATCAAGGTTGGTACCTTGTACTAGTGTTTAATGTTGGAGGTGTTGGAAATGTTGTTGATGTTAAGATTAAGCCGTCTAATTCCAAAATTTGGATGCAAATGACGCGTAATTGGGGGCAAAATTGGCAATTTACGCGAAATTTGATAGGCCAAAGTTTGTCATTCCAAGTGACAACTAGTGATGGTAAAATGGTGCAGTCCGATAACGTCGTACCGGCTAATTGGCAATTTGGCCAAACATTTGAAGGCAGCAAAAACTTCTAA
- the LOC110798819 gene encoding expansin-A23-like, with the protein MVRFLPFLYYCFFAITLTLSLSCQAANDKWVTDAHATFYGDMKGGETMYGACGYKDLYTQGYGLETAALSTALFNNGSACGSCYEIQCINSKWCKPNKNTIKITATNFCPPNYTKTVDIWCNPPQKHFDLSLKMFLTIAEYKAGIVPVRFRRVPCDRKGGLKFLLQGNQGWYLVLVFNVGGVGNVVDVKIKPSNSKIWMQMTRNWGQNWQFTRNLIGQSLSFQVTTSDGKMVQSDNVVPANWQFGQTFEGSKNF; encoded by the exons ATGGTTAGATTTCTTCCATTTTTGTATTATTGTTTCTTCGCTATTACACTGACACTGTCTTTAAGTTGTCAAGCCGCCAACGACAAGTGGGTGACGGATGCCCATGCCACATTTTATGGTGATATGAAAGGAGGCGAGACTATGT atgGTGCTTGTGGGTATAAAGATCTATATACACAAGGTTACGGCCTTGAAACAGCAGCATTAAGCACAGCGTTATTCAACAATGGATCGGCATGTGGATCATGTTATGAAATACAATGCATAAACTCCAAATGGTGCAAACCAAACAAAAATACTATTAAGATCACTGCCACAAACTTTTGCCCTCCTAACTACACAAAAACAGTCGATATTTGGTGTAATCCTCCTCAAAAACACTTCGATTTATCACTTAAGATGTTCTTAACAATTGCGGAATACAAAGCCGGGATTGTTCCTGTACGATTTCGCCGAGTTCCTTGTGATAGGAAGGGTGGCTTGAAATTCCTACTACAAGGGAATCAAGGTTGGTACCTTGTACTAGTGTTTAATGTTGGAGGTGTTGGAAATGTTGTTGATGTTAAGATTAAGCCGTCTAATTCCAAAATTTGGATGCAAATGACGCGTAATTGGGGGCAAAATTGGCAATTTACGCGAAATTTGATAGGCCAAAGTTTGTCATTCCAAGTGACAACTAGTGATGGTAAAATGGTGCAGTCCGATAACGTCGTACCGGCTAATTGGCAATTTGGCCAAACATTTGAAGGCAGCAAAAACTTCTAA